A window of the Cytophagaceae bacterium genome harbors these coding sequences:
- a CDS encoding septum formation initiator family protein has product MKKIDAPFLKKYRFYIISALVLIVWLTFFDRSNLLKQFDMVMELRQMQNQKEFFEKELANVKREEAEVLGSTASLEKFAREKYLMKKEGETVFVLVDENNQVFKEEK; this is encoded by the coding sequence ATGAAAAAAATAGATGCTCCTTTTTTAAAGAAATACCGTTTTTACATTATTTCAGCACTTGTCCTTATTGTATGGTTGACGTTTTTTGACAGATCCAATCTCCTGAAACAATTTGATATGGTGATGGAGTTAAGACAAATGCAAAACCAAAAAGAATTTTTCGAAAAAGAACTTGCCAATGTAAAAAGAGAAGAGGCAGAAGTGCTGGGCAGTACAGCATCTCTTGAAAAATTTGCCAGAGAAAAATATCTGATGAAAAAAGAAGGCGAGACGGTATTTGTGTTGGTTGACGAAAATAATCAGGTTTTTAAGGAGGAAAAATAA